A section of the Enterobacter sp. C2 genome encodes:
- the rcsC gene encoding two-component system sensor histidine kinase RcsC yields the protein MKYLVSFRTTLKVSRYLFRALALLLWLLIILCSVFYIVNALHQKESEIRKEFNLSFDQAQRYIQRTSDVMKELKYIAENRLTAENGIMASRAPNSQNDVPDFQPLFPDSDCAAMGTAWRGSLESLAWFMRYWRDNFSAAYDLNRVFLIGSANLCMADFGLRDVPLERESALKNLHERIMKYRNAPQEERGNNIFWISQGARPGIGYFYALTPVYLANRLQALLGVEQSIRMDNFFTPGTLPVSVTILDENGHALISLTGPDNRPEIDPRWMQERSWFGYTSGFRDLVLKKSLQPSSLSVVYSVPVDLVLEHIRMLILNAVLLNVLVGIALFTLARMYERRIFIPAEVDAQRLEEHEQFNRKIVASAPVGICILRTQDGTNILSNELAHNYLNMLTHEDRQRLTQIICGQQVNFVDVLTSNNTNLQISFVHSRYRNENVAICVLVDVSSRVKMEESLQDMAQAAEQASQSKSMFLATVSHELRTPLYGIIGNLDLLQTKALPKGVDRLVTAMNNSSSLLLKIISDILDFSKIESEQLKIEPREFSPREVMNHITANYLPLVVRKQLGLYCFIEPDVPVMMEGDPMRLQQVISNLLSNAIKFTDVGCIVLHVQRSGEYLSIQVRDTGVGIPAKEVVRLFDPFFQVGTGVQRNFQGTGLGLAICEKLISMMDGDISVDTEPGMGSQFTVRIPLYSAQSPQAIDVDGLANTRCWLAIRNASLYSFVESLLTRNGIRTERYEGQTPDADDTLLTDDALDQPWQGRAAVIFCRRHIGIPQERKPGEWTHSVASPHEMLALLARIYSVKVDTSETAPVLSAETQDAYNDDMMILVVDDHPINRRLLADQLGSLGYQCKTANDGVDALNVLSKNHIDIILSDVNMPNMDGYRLTQRIRQLGLTLPVVGVTANALAEEKQRCLESGMDSCLSKPVTLDVLQQTLAIYAERVRKART from the coding sequence TTGAAATACCTCGTCTCTTTTCGTACTACACTCAAAGTTTCACGCTATCTGTTTCGGGCGCTGGCGCTGCTGCTTTGGCTGCTGATTATTCTCTGTTCGGTGTTCTACATCGTAAACGCCCTGCACCAGAAAGAGTCTGAAATCCGCAAGGAGTTTAACCTCAGCTTCGATCAGGCCCAGCGCTATATTCAGCGCACCTCCGACGTGATGAAAGAGCTTAAGTACATCGCGGAAAACCGCCTGACGGCAGAGAACGGCATTATGGCCTCTCGCGCTCCGAATTCGCAGAACGACGTTCCCGATTTTCAACCGCTGTTTCCAGACTCTGACTGCGCAGCAATGGGCACGGCATGGCGCGGCTCGCTGGAGTCGCTGGCGTGGTTTATGCGCTACTGGCGGGACAACTTCTCCGCTGCCTACGATCTCAACCGGGTATTTTTAATCGGCAGCGCCAACCTCTGTATGGCCGACTTTGGCCTGCGCGACGTGCCGCTGGAGCGGGAAAGCGCCCTGAAAAACCTGCACGAGCGCATCATGAAGTACCGCAATGCCCCGCAGGAAGAGCGCGGCAACAACATCTTCTGGATAAGCCAGGGCGCACGTCCGGGCATCGGCTACTTCTACGCCCTGACGCCGGTCTATCTGGCCAACCGCCTGCAGGCGCTGCTGGGCGTTGAGCAGTCTATCCGCATGGATAACTTCTTTACACCGGGTACGCTGCCGGTAAGCGTAACCATTCTCGATGAGAACGGCCATGCGCTGATCTCTCTGACCGGGCCGGACAACCGACCGGAGATCGATCCGCGTTGGATGCAGGAGCGCTCCTGGTTTGGCTACACCTCTGGCTTCCGCGATCTGGTGCTGAAGAAGAGCCTGCAACCCTCATCGCTGAGCGTGGTTTACTCGGTGCCGGTGGATTTGGTGCTGGAACATATCCGCATGCTGATCCTCAACGCGGTACTGCTTAACGTGCTGGTGGGGATTGCCCTCTTTACCCTGGCGCGGATGTACGAGCGACGCATCTTTATTCCGGCGGAAGTGGACGCCCAGCGTCTTGAAGAGCATGAGCAGTTCAACCGCAAGATTGTGGCCTCCGCGCCGGTGGGGATCTGTATTTTACGTACCCAGGATGGGACAAACATTCTGAGTAACGAGCTGGCGCACAACTACCTTAATATGCTGACCCACGAGGATCGGCAGCGGCTGACGCAGATTATCTGCGGTCAGCAGGTCAATTTTGTTGACGTGCTCACCAGCAACAACACCAACCTACAGATTAGCTTTGTCCATTCGCGCTACCGCAATGAGAACGTGGCTATTTGCGTGCTGGTGGATGTCTCCTCACGCGTAAAAATGGAGGAGTCGCTGCAGGATATGGCCCAGGCGGCAGAGCAGGCGAGCCAGTCGAAATCGATGTTCCTGGCGACCGTTAGCCATGAGCTGCGCACGCCGCTCTACGGCATTATCGGTAACCTCGATCTGCTGCAAACCAAGGCCCTGCCGAAAGGCGTGGATCGGCTGGTGACGGCAATGAACAACTCCTCCAGCCTGCTGCTGAAGATCATCAGCGATATTCTCGACTTCTCAAAAATCGAGTCGGAGCAGCTGAAGATCGAGCCGCGAGAGTTCTCCCCGCGCGAGGTGATGAACCACATTACCGCTAACTACCTGCCGCTGGTGGTGCGTAAGCAGCTTGGGCTGTACTGCTTTATCGAGCCAGACGTGCCGGTGATGATGGAGGGCGATCCGATGCGCCTGCAGCAGGTGATCTCCAACCTGCTGAGCAACGCCATCAAATTTACCGACGTGGGCTGCATCGTGCTGCATGTGCAGCGCTCAGGGGAGTATCTCTCTATTCAAGTCCGCGATACCGGCGTCGGCATTCCGGCCAAAGAGGTGGTTCGCCTGTTCGATCCCTTCTTCCAGGTGGGAACTGGAGTGCAGCGCAACTTCCAGGGCACCGGGCTGGGGCTGGCTATCTGTGAGAAGCTGATCAGCATGATGGACGGCGATATCTCCGTGGATACCGAGCCGGGAATGGGAAGCCAGTTTACCGTGCGTATCCCGCTCTACTCCGCCCAGTCTCCACAGGCGATTGACGTTGACGGCCTGGCCAACACCCGCTGCTGGTTAGCGATCCGCAACGCTTCCCTGTACAGTTTTGTGGAGTCGCTGCTGACGCGCAACGGCATTCGCACCGAGCGCTACGAAGGGCAGACCCCGGACGCGGATGATACGCTCCTGACCGATGACGCCCTCGACCAGCCCTGGCAGGGCAGGGCGGCGGTGATCTTCTGCCGTCGGCATATCGGCATTCCGCAGGAGCGTAAGCCCGGCGAGTGGACGCACAGCGTGGCGTCACCGCACGAGATGCTGGCCCTGCTGGCGCGTATCTACAGCGTCAAGGTGGACACCAGCGAAACCGCGCCGGTGCTCTCTGCGGAGACGCAGGATGCCTACAATGACGACATGATGATTCTGGTGGTGGACGATCATCCCATTAACCGTCGTCTGCTTGCCGATCAGCTGGGTTCCCTGGGCTACCAGTGCAAAACTGCCAATGACGGGGTGGATGCCCTGAACGTGCTGAGCAAAAACCACATCGACATTATTCTCAGCGACGTCAACATGCCAAATATGGATGGCTACCGCCTGACGCAGCGCATTCGCCAGCTGGGGCTGACCTTGCCGGTGGTGGGCGTGACGGCTAACGCGCTGGCGGAAGAGAAGCAGCGTTGTCTGGAGTCGGGCATGGACAGCTGCCTGTCGAAACCGGTGACGCTGGACGTACTGCAGCAGACGCTGGCGATCTATGCGGAGCGGGTGAGAAAAGCAAGAACGTAG